CCGCCCTTTGCGTAGTCATAGTCGATCACCATCCCGAACTCGGCGTAGAGTTCGTCGGCGGCAGCCAGGTATGTACCATCAGCGCCCAATTGCGGCACAAAGTCTCGAGCGAACTGCTCGGCATCCTTCATCGAGGTCTGTGTTTCCGGTTCCAAGGAGGTCCCAGCATCGGTGCTCGTGCCGTCGGGCCTTGTCACGCCCGGCAGCGGGGAGAGATCGCTGCCCGCAAGAAATTCCGATTCGAGCAGATCAACGCGCTCCACGATTCCGGCGATCAGGTCGTCCAACTCCTGGGCATCGGTGCTCGATTTTGAGCGGAGAAACTGTACCGAGATGTATTGCGTGTTGATGGTCCAGATGAACTCCTCAACGTAGGCTTCGCCTCGTGCCACCCCGTTGGGGGCGAGCTGCGCCATCGTGCCCTCAAGCTGCGCGTCGGTGTAGAGGTCCTGTATCTCGGTAACGTGCTCAAGCATCGCGGGGAAGCTCGGTCGCTCTTCGAAGACGTAGTGACCGTCGGCAACGGCAATCCCGTCGGCGTAGTCTTTGGTCTCGTCAGCGAGGCGTCCGATGACGGCCTGAACCCCAACGCAGGCTGCCACGATGCCAAGCATCAGCACCCCAAGAAGCACCAGAGAGACAATAAGACAACCACGGCCGTTTCCTCGACGTGGCCCCTGCTGCCCATGCTGATATCCCGGTCCCGGCCCCTGTTGCCCGTACTGATACGCAGGCCCGGCCGGATACGATTGCCCGGCCGGATGCGGCGCAAACTGCGGAACAGGGCCGCGTGCGTCGGTTGACTGGGGCATGGGATACTGCGGCGGATGGTTGGCGGGAGTTCCCTGCGGAGCCCCGTGCGAAGCGCCCTGTGAAGCCAGGTGAGGGGCGCCCTGCGGAACGCCTTGCTGCCCCATGTACGGAGCCAGGTGCGGCGGGAGCCAGGTGCGGCCATCCCAATACCTCAGCTGACCTGGCGCACCTGGAATCGTGTACCAACCAGGGGGCATCGGATACCGGCCAGGTGGCGTCGGGGGGATGTACGACACTGCAAAAGCTCCAAATCTGAGTCACATGTTGTGATCCCAGCGTACCGGTGGTTGCAGTTGGCGGCTGCGTCGATGACGGGCGAGCAGCCAGTTCCCGTATCCCCAGCGCCGAGGTGTGGAGCGCCGAGGTGTGGAGCGCCGAGGCAGCCCGTGACACCACCAACGCTCGACGGCTCAGCGGGGGCACAGACCCGCGGCAGAGCGGATGCGCAGACCGGCCAGGCATCCGCCCAGCCGACCGACCATCCATCGATCCTGCAGATCAGCGGCGGTCTGCCAGTGCCGCGTTACCTCCACACCCGCTAGTGCTCGGTAATCGCCGTTCCAACGGCCTCGTCTTCCAAGATTTCGGGGAGGTTTTCGGTGTCCTTCCGCTTTGCAAGCCCCCGACGAACCAGAGGCCAGCAGACAACCAGCACAACCGTCGCGATCAGGCTTGTCCATACCTGGGTGCGGCCGGTTTCTGAAAACATCATGATGACAAAGACTCCGGCGATCGCCGCGATCAGCAGGATGTTCAACCACGGGTGGAGCCACATCTTGAGCTTGAGCTTGGAGACTTCTTCAGGGGTCATCTTCATCCGGAGGCGCATCTGTGAGAGCGCGATAAAGACGTACACAAACAGCGCGACCAGGCCGGCAGAGTTCATGATGAACTCAAACACGCCTGATCCCGGTGCCGCAAAGTTCACGATGGTTGCCACGACGCCACCAACCGTCGAGGCGAGGAGGGCCATAACCGGAATACCGTTTTTCGCCTTCTTTGCAACGATTTTTGGAGCGAATCCCTGCTCTGCAAGGGCAGCAAACATACGCGACGCCGAATACAGCCCCGAGTTCAGCACGGAAATCACCGCGGTGAAGATGATGAGCTGCATAATCATGGCAGCGCCGGGGAGTCCGAACAGCGTAAAGACGTGCGTGAACGGGGCCTCCGCTACGGTTCTGGGTTCTGGCAGTTCATCCCACGGCACGATGACGGCGATGATGGTGACCGCTCCAACAAAGAAGAGCAGGATTCGCCAGATGATGGTGTTCGTCGCCTGGCGGATTCCCTTGTCTGGGTCTTCCGACTCCGCGGAAGCCATTACGGCGATCTCGGTTCCGAAGTAGGAAAAAATCACGAGGGCAACACCGGTGACAACAGCGCCGAATCCGTTGGGGGCAAACCCGCCGTGCTCCCACAGGTTGGGGATCGAGTAGGTCGAGTTTGGCCACAGACCAAAGGCGAAGAGCAGGCCGGCACCAAGGAAGACAATGATTGCAAGCACCTTGACGCTCGCAAGCCAAAACTCAACCTCGCCGAAGGTCCGTACCGAGATCAGGTTGGTGATCACAAAGATTGCCAACAATCCGAGCGAACCCACCCATGACGGCACCGCGGGGAACCAGCTGTGCAGGGTCTCTCCCCCAAGCACGGCTTCGTAGGCCAGCACACCCACCCAGAAGTACCAGTACAGCCAGCCGACGAGGTATGCCGCCCAGTTGCCAAGCCCAACTCGCGCGTACTCCATAAACGAGCCGATGGATGGCCGCGCTGCCGCCATTTCGCCGAGCATCCGCATCGCGAGGAATACGAGCAGCCCACCGATGAGGTACGACAGAATGGCGGCTGGTCCAACCGAGCGGATGACGTTACCCGAGCCAACAAACAGGCTCGCACCGATAATCCCGCCAAGGGTGATCATGGTGACGTGCCTCGAACGCAGCTTTTTTGGCTGCCGAAGCGAAAGGCCAACGGAGGTTTCGGGAGAAACGGGATCGTTGAATGAAGTGGATGATGCGTCGCGCATGTCAGATTGAACCTTCTGCCGGTAGCTCAGCACCGGCAATGGTGAAAGCAAAACATCGGCGTGATGAGACGGGGGGGGTAGAGGTTGGAAGCTCCTCAGCGAGTATAGGACGGGTTTTGCGGCAAACCGTTCTAAAAAACCAAAACCGTTCGCCTCGACCGCGAAGATTCCGGTTCTGTCTCATTTCTCAATCAATACCAACCCAACCTCAGCTGAGCATGCTTATTTCCGCTTCAGCTGCCGAACAAAAATGTCGGCGGTACCGGGCAGTCGGAAAGATCCTATTCGTTGGCTGCATGTCAACGGCCGTGTCGAGTTACGCGATGTCCTGTCGGCGTCGCGCAACAGAAAAACTGAGTACGCCGAGAAGCAACAACGAAGCTGCCACCGGTAATCCGCGGTCGCCGCTCCCTGTGTGAGCCAACTCGCTCACCGGCAACCCCGCCGAGCCGCTCCCCGCCACGTCATCCGCGGCTGGACTGGTCTGATCGTCAACCACCTGCGTGAGAGCACACGAGGACGAGCTATCGGCCTCACAGACGTGGTCAACCGTTACGACTGCAACCCCAGGCCCATCTACAGACGCTGAGTTGAGAACGCGATCACCTGACAGGAGGTCTGCCGCAAGAGTGCCATGGACATGAACTGCGCGGGACTCGCCTGGTGCCAAGTCCATAGTCCACGTGGCTTGACCACCGGAGACCGCTCCCCCGTCCTCCGCTACCGCGTCTCTCAGATTAGTGGGAAGCACATCAGTCACGGTAACCCCGGAATGAGGGGTTTCTCCGGTATTTGTTACGGTGATGGTGTAGTTCACGCTGCCTCCGGCCGGCGCTGTCGCCTGGTCAACCGATTTATCGATATTGAGCGAACTCGACTTGATGAGCCCGCACTGCGCGGCATCCCCTCTTGCCATCGTCTGCACATCTGTAATTTTCCGAGCGACTAAGGGGACCCCCGTGGCGGTCCCGCTCGCGCTGATCGCAGCGCCACGGTTAATGGCCCAAATTACTCCAGAGTCGGTGAAAGCGTACATGTTGCCTGCGGAGTCGAAGTAGGAACCGATGACTCCAGTAATCTGGTCAAACCCTGTTCCCACGCCGTAATTCGTGTAGACACCTGTAAATTTATCGATTGCCCCAAGCGTTCGGGGAGCATTCCCAATCTTGGCAAGTGTCCATAGCGAGTTGCTGCCAGGAAGTGCCGAGAAGTCTGCAATATCATCGCTCTGAACGCTTACCTGAGACATTGACACTTCAGTGAGAGAACCGTCAGCGTTGATGCGCAACCCGAAGAGGACACCAGACCTCGTTTTGGCCCAGTAGATGCCGTTTTCATCAACGTCACCGGCAATGATATCGCTGTCGGCGGGGAACGATCCCTTGTCCTTGTTCGAGGGCTGGCGAGGGACCATATCCTGACCTAGGACCGTCATCTGCTCGGCCGTTCCGTCAAGCGAGACTCGATAGATTCCACCCTTCACAGCGGCGTCATTGAGTCTCGTCACTCCATAGAGGTATCCGTCCTGCACGTTGTACCCGACGGCGTTGAGTTCGTAGCCGGTGCCAACTGTATTCAGGATAGAGCCAGTTGCGGGGTCGATGATGTTGAGGCTTGCGTCGGTTTCAAACACGAGCAACGCTTGCCCCTCACAAGGCACGACCGCGGTCAACTCTGCATCAGCGCTCATTCCCTGTGAGGCGTCGAGGGCTGACGTCTGGGTTGGTTCGTCGGCATCGCCCAAAGTGGCTGGTAGAGAGCTAGGAGTTGATGTTTCACTTCTGTCAACCGTGTTTGGCAGAGCAACATCCTCTGAGTCAAAGTCGGTTGGCGGTGTTTCCGATTCCCCTGGAATAACCCCGTCCTCGATAGCCGGAGCAGCGGGTGTCACTGGCACCTCAGCATCGTCTGCAATTGCGGCACTCGACGTACCAGCAACCGTCACACCCAGGATTACCGCGGTCAATACTGCTGCAGTTTTGGCCTGAGCCTGACGCCTAAATTCGGAAGGTTGTCGTTTCACGGGAGAGTTACTTTCATTGTGGTTATGGTCTCATTCGGTCAGCTGTCAGTAGTTATAGAGAAAAAATGGCGCTTCTCCTTACGGAACATGGAGACTCCTGTTTCGGCCTGACCGCCGTTATTGGGTCGGTCAAGCTGAGCTGAGAACAATTTCAGACCCGACCAAATACCAAGGATCGAGGAGAAAGCATCCGGCTGGTAGCATCCCAACCGATTCATCTGAGGTGCGCTGGCAGGCCCTCAGGGGTGGCCTCGGCGTAATAATTTTGTGCGCAGCCACTCGAAATTGACTTCTCAAATGACGAGGCAAGACCCCATCGGGCAGCTGAGCTCCCCGCGAGAGGTGAGCTCCGTACCTCGGGCGTTATGTTCAATGCTCACGGGACAGGCCGACAGCACAGCAGTGCTCTAGCCGCTGGCCCATGCTCTGTCCTCATCGACCATAACAAGCTTCTCCCGTCGGTTGGGCGGCACAGCCAAGCGGTGACCGATGGATGCCGCTCCGCGCGTACACTGAATACGAGCGACACAAGGGAAAGCGATATGCGCAAGTTCTGGCGAGGCAAGTCACCGGCACGGCCGGCGTCGCAGCAGGCGCCTGCGCCAGAGCATCCCCCGCTCCCAACGACCGGACGCGTGCAATATGAGGACAGCGGCGAAGTTGTGCCGCACGACTGGCCAGCGGATGACGGTCTCAACTTCGTCGCGGTCGTGCGCAAGTATGGGGTGCATTATTCGCTGACCGAGGCTCAGTGGGAGCAACTGGGTTCCATCTATCAGGCCCTGCCTGGTTCGGTGACGCACGACCAGGGTTATCCCTGCTGGTTTGGTGAGGTTGACTCCCCGACCGGATGGCTTGATGTTTCCGTCGAACCGTCCGGCCTGTTGGTGAGCGGTCGCCTCCCGATTAGTCAGTGGCTTGCGTGGGATAGCGCGTTTCGGGACGCGCTCGACGGCACTGATTTCCCCCGCATCGACTACGGCTATGAATAGGGTGAGCTGGTCATCATGAAAACGCTGTTTCTCGCTATCCGCGCTGGCGACTTCGACAAGGTCGAATCACTTCTTGACCGGAAGCCGGAGTTGGTGGGGGCGATTGCTTCTCCCCCACCCAAAAAGGACACCGGCCAACAACCGCTTGGCGTTGCCATCAAGACGAGGCATCTCGCCATTGCCCAGCTCCTGCTTGACCGCGGCGCAGACGTCAATTTTATCGAGGCCGAGGGGGTCGAGGGGCGGATGCCCGTCATCATCGACGCAATCGATGCGTGTGTTGCCACCGTCGTTGGGCCAGCTGCCAACGAAGAGCGGGCCGCTTCGAACCTGGCCTTCCTCCGCACGATGATTGACGCAGGCGCCGTCGTCACCAGAGCGCATCCGGACACGGGAAACCCGCTGTTGGTCAGCGCGTTTCGGACCGTTAACTATTGGGCAACCGGGCCGTGCGACCAGGCACAGCTCGACAGGCTTTCCGCCGTTTTCCGGGTCCTCATCGAGGCAGGCGCCGACCCAGACGAACCCTTTGAATGGGTTGATGTGATGGCCGCCACGAAGGAGCGAATCCCGAGAGGCACCGTGACCCCGCGCGAGGCCCTCACCAAGTATTACAGACAGTCGTTTGGCGAGCTCATGTTGCAAATGCTGGCGATGGCGGAGGCCGAGGCGCCCCGCCGCACCACGTCAAGACTTGGGCTGTTCCGCCGAGCAACGCGCTAAGGGGTAGCGCGGGAAGGCCGAGCCTCCTGTGCATGATCGGGCATCACCTGCCCGGGCCGCGAGGGTTGTGCAGCAACCCGCCGCCACGATGTGCTGCGCTTGCACCATGGTTATCTTCAGTTTCTCGTCAGGAAACGCACAGGCTTATCGCCGTAAGACGCCGACCACAAGAGTGTCTTTAACACACGTTCGGCAGCTCGATTAGGGGATGTTGCCACCAACGGAGGGTCAGGGGCTACCTTTCTGTCTCCGCCAACCGGTGCGCGGCTCTGCCACCAATCGACGCACTTCATTCTGACGAAAGAAACCATTCACCACATGAACACCACTCCAACAACCGGCGAAGCGCCACCGCGCAGGGCCGGCTTCGCCGCAGCACTCAGAGCCGGGGCTGCTGCCCTCGCCGCAGCTGTGATTCTTCCGCTGCTCCCAATGGCCGCTGCCCCCGCAGCGCAGGCCGCAGAAAATCCAGGCATTACATTCAGCAATGTCACGATTACCGAGGGTTCGCGCCCGCTCACGGCAGACGGATTTCTGCCGGCATCAAACTCGATCGGCATCCAGACCTGGAACCCGGGAGCGGTTGCCGGCTCTGCCGGCCAGTACGTCATGTTTGGCTTTGACGTTGCCATCCCTGACGACGCGCAGCCAGGTGAATCGTTTTCGCTCATACTCCCCGAGTTCTGGCAGGCGCGCGGCGGCTCGAGTCTTGCCCCGCTCACGGATGACGACGGTAACGTCATTGCCACCCCAAAGATCTCGGTGGTTAACGGCCAGGTCAAAGTAACCTTTACGCTCACAAACTTCGTCACGAGTCGAGTTGGTATTCAGGGCCAGTACTCGTTTATGGCGCAGGAAGTCGCTAGCCCAGCGCGCCAAGAGGGCGACCTCGTCGGCGATGTTCTGACCGGAACCGGAGCGGTGCTCGGAACGCTGAAGACGCGCATCCCATCCGCGGCCTGGAGCGCTTCCGCTCTGTCGATGTCGTGGACGGGAAACGCAACAACGCCAACGGGAGGGGTCGAGTTCCGATCGTTACCCTCATTTGATGGCACAAGTGACGTTGACGTAACCGTCTACGCGGGTGCCGGCTACATCTTCGATTGCGATGCGCTCACGAACCAGGACCCAACGGTTGCAACAGGAATTGGGCTCGTTGACATCGGCTCCGTTCGCAACTCGCTGCCAACCGAAGAGTGGCTGCTCGACCCGAGCAAGTACACCCTCGCCTGTGACGGCGGATCCTTCACGCTTCACATGCCAGCATCGTCTTGGACCAGCGCGGACGCAAGCACTGGCCAGGTCCTTCGTATACTCACCACACGCATCCCAACCGATGACAGCTGGCTCACTGACGGCGCGGTCTTTGCCTACGCCGACCTCACGCAGAACGGCGCAGTATCCGAACTCAACGGTCGAGTGACCCCGCCGGGGTCCTCTGGCTCAGGCACGTCAAGCCAGCTGCCACCCGGCGCGTTTGAGACGCTCATGTTCCAAGACCTCGACGGAAACAACGTCTACGATGCGGGCACCGATGTGCTGCTTCCCGGCATCACCGTCAGGATCACCGGCACGACGAAGGCCGGAGTTGCGGTTGACACAACCGTGACAAGC
The DNA window shown above is from Lysinibacter cavernae and carries:
- a CDS encoding DUF2510 domain-containing protein; translation: MSYIPPTPPGRYPMPPGWYTIPGAPGQLRYWDGRTWLPPHLAPYMGQQGVPQGAPHLASQGASHGAPQGTPANHPPQYPMPQSTDARGPVPQFAPHPAGQSYPAGPAYQYGQQGPGPGYQHGQQGPRRGNGRGCLIVSLVLLGVLMLGIVAACVGVQAVIGRLADETKDYADGIAVADGHYVFEERPSFPAMLEHVTEIQDLYTDAQLEGTMAQLAPNGVARGEAYVEEFIWTINTQYISVQFLRSKSSTDAQELDDLIAGIVERVDLLESEFLAGSDLSPLPGVTRPDGTSTDAGTSLEPETQTSMKDAEQFARDFVPQLGADGTYLAAADELYAEFGMVIDYDYAKGGDYCLRGDTTWVLASFCPVVPDRVFVNTAHGAYPAMYADLEYINILKHELAHRRIFDICGTTRPPIAGGSVEAVTSSYADLILGSDIDESTKPPEYARSTASDEAALALSEGRCS
- a CDS encoding amino acid permease, coding for MRDASSTSFNDPVSPETSVGLSLRQPKKLRSRHVTMITLGGIIGASLFVGSGNVIRSVGPAAILSYLIGGLLVFLAMRMLGEMAAARPSIGSFMEYARVGLGNWAAYLVGWLYWYFWVGVLAYEAVLGGETLHSWFPAVPSWVGSLGLLAIFVITNLISVRTFGEVEFWLASVKVLAIIVFLGAGLLFAFGLWPNSTYSIPNLWEHGGFAPNGFGAVVTGVALVIFSYFGTEIAVMASAESEDPDKGIRQATNTIIWRILLFFVGAVTIIAVIVPWDELPEPRTVAEAPFTHVFTLFGLPGAAMIMQLIIFTAVISVLNSGLYSASRMFAALAEQGFAPKIVAKKAKNGIPVMALLASTVGGVVATIVNFAAPGSGVFEFIMNSAGLVALFVYVFIALSQMRLRMKMTPEEVSKLKLKMWLHPWLNILLIAAIAGVFVIMMFSETGRTQVWTSLIATVVLVVCWPLVRRGLAKRKDTENLPEILEDEAVGTAITEH
- a CDS encoding DUF11 domain-containing protein, producing MTAVILGVTVAGTSSAAIADDAEVPVTPAAPAIEDGVIPGESETPPTDFDSEDVALPNTVDRSETSTPSSLPATLGDADEPTQTSALDASQGMSADAELTAVVPCEGQALLVFETDASLNIIDPATGSILNTVGTGYELNAVGYNVQDGYLYGVTRLNDAAVKGGIYRVSLDGTAEQMTVLGQDMVPRQPSNKDKGSFPADSDIIAGDVDENGIYWAKTRSGVLFGLRINADGSLTEVSMSQVSVQSDDIADFSALPGSNSLWTLAKIGNAPRTLGAIDKFTGVYTNYGVGTGFDQITGVIGSYFDSAGNMYAFTDSGVIWAINRGAAISASGTATGVPLVARKITDVQTMARGDAAQCGLIKSSSLNIDKSVDQATAPAGGSVNYTITVTNTGETPHSGVTVTDVLPTNLRDAVAEDGGAVSGGQATWTMDLAPGESRAVHVHGTLAADLLSGDRVLNSASVDGPGVAVVTVDHVCEADSSSSCALTQVVDDQTSPAADDVAGSGSAGLPVSELAHTGSGDRGLPVAASLLLLGVLSFSVARRRQDIA
- a CDS encoding ankyrin repeat domain-containing protein, producing MKTLFLAIRAGDFDKVESLLDRKPELVGAIASPPPKKDTGQQPLGVAIKTRHLAIAQLLLDRGADVNFIEAEGVEGRMPVIIDAIDACVATVVGPAANEERAASNLAFLRTMIDAGAVVTRAHPDTGNPLLVSAFRTVNYWATGPCDQAQLDRLSAVFRVLIEAGADPDEPFEWVDVMAATKERIPRGTVTPREALTKYYRQSFGELMLQMLAMAEAEAPRRTTSRLGLFRRATR
- a CDS encoding DUF5979 domain-containing protein — translated: MNTTPTTGEAPPRRAGFAAALRAGAAALAAAVILPLLPMAAAPAAQAAENPGITFSNVTITEGSRPLTADGFLPASNSIGIQTWNPGAVAGSAGQYVMFGFDVAIPDDAQPGESFSLILPEFWQARGGSSLAPLTDDDGNVIATPKISVVNGQVKVTFTLTNFVTSRVGIQGQYSFMAQEVASPARQEGDLVGDVLTGTGAVLGTLKTRIPSAAWSASALSMSWTGNATTPTGGVEFRSLPSFDGTSDVDVTVYAGAGYIFDCDALTNQDPTVATGIGLVDIGSVRNSLPTEEWLLDPSKYTLACDGGSFTLHMPASSWTSADASTGQVLRILTTRIPTDDSWLTDGAVFAYADLTQNGAVSELNGRVTPPGSSGSGTSSQLPPGAFETLMFQDLDGNNVYDAGTDVLLPGITVRITGTTKAGVAVDTTVTSDDQGRVRVTLREGDYTATIENPPAGLAQVTPNIGDDEFDSDFDNGQATFTITSRTTTARDGGFATPVIALDTFTVEKVLAGDASDWIDPATEFTIDYSYPAGVDYPAGTGSIVIAADGKPVESKQIPVGAIVTLTEQTPAAVSGAVWGTPLFSTAQVTVGVDTKVTVTNQIDQAFGQISVQKIVSGNAADLVPGSTAFTVKYSYPATAHYPSGGGDLTILADGSLATSELLPADAVVSIIEETPVEIDGLEWTGVSYSSATTTVAANGVLALTVTNEATLEDVVKPHDPSTEIPAPSAPTTPPAQTPAEGTVTPAPSAANTATAAPATALALTGTSNAWGIGLLVATLLLGGALRVAARRRALRN